The following proteins come from a genomic window of Anopheles ziemanni chromosome 3, idAnoZiCoDA_A2_x.2, whole genome shotgun sequence:
- the LOC131289513 gene encoding cystinosin homolog, whose protein sequence is MAALITALVLCLGVLFAGSNFSDAQTTIGATVVLDPQDVTVIVGERSEIFAKVRGPLAQDVRLNFSSEHVNYLQVDPTSVEIKAPSLGGGYVDSSYEITLLGVSPGQFDLTAAVVPTGFIDDAAAFIRVTVANSQTIIVVSNVIGWIYFAAWTVSFWPQMIINYRRQSVVGLSFDFLTLNLVGHSVYAAFNCALFWSGYIEQEYLDRNPRGLNPVLSNDVAFSIHATLATLLTVAQCFIYERGEQKVSRIAWAIIGVFVIVIVTAGILVGTETFHWLDFLYVLSYIKLSVTLIKYVPQAVLNFRRKSTVGWSIENVLLDFTGGMLSMLQMLLNGYNYDDWASIFGDPTKFGLGLFSVLFDILFIVQHYVLYRYERRTPWDVVHDCPSR, encoded by the exons ATGGCGGCTCTAATTACGGCGCTAGTTCTCTGCCTTGGTGTGCTCTTCGCCGGAAGCAATTTCAGCGACGCCCAAACAACGATCGGTGCGACAGTCGTGTTGGACCCACAGGATGTGACCGTAATCGTGGGCGAACGGAGTGAAATTTTCGCCAAAGTGCGTGGTCCACTAGCTCAAGATGTCCGGCTAAACTTTTCCTCCGAACACGTAAACTACCTGCAAGTGGATCCGACCAGTGTGGAAATAAAGGCGCCCTCCTTGGGTGGTGGCTACGTCGACAGTAGCTACGAGATCACGCTCCTCGGTGTGTCACCCGGACAGTTCGACCTAACGGCCGCCGTTGTACCGACCGGCTTCATCGACGATGCGGCCGCGTTCATACGTGTAACCGTCGCCAACTCACAAACCATCATTGTCGTCTCCAATGTGATCGGATGGATCTATTTTGCCGCCTGGACGGTATCCTTTTGGCCACAGATGATCATCAACTACCGACGACAGAGTGTGGTCGGACTTTCATTCGACTTTCTCACGCTGAATCTCGTCGGACACTCGGTGTACGCCGCGTTCAACTGTGCGCTTTTCTGGAGCGGTTACATCGAACAGGAGTATCTCGATCGAAACCCGCGTGGCCTTAACCCGGTGCTGTCAAACGATGTAGCATTTTCGATACATGCCACACTTGCTACGCTGCTGACGGTGGCCCAGTGTTTCATCTATGAG CGTGGGGAGCAAAAAGTGTCCCGCATTGCCTGGGCTATCATCGGAGttttcgtcatcgtcatcgtaaCCGCCGGCATTCTGGTCGGCACCGAAACGTTCCACTGGCTCGACTTCTTGTATGTGCTGAGCTACATCAAGCTCTCGGTGACGTTGATCAAGTACGTACCGCAGGCGGTGCTAAACTTCCGGCGGAAGAGCACCGTTGGATGGAGCATTGAAAACGTTCTGCTGGATTTTACCGGTGGAATGCTGAGCATGTTGCAGATGCTTCTGAACGGCTACAACTATG ACGATTGGGCATCAATCTTTGGCGATCCGACCAAGTTCGGGCTCGGTTTGTTCTCGGTGCTGTTCGACATTCTTTTCATCGTTCAACATTACGTTCTGTACAGGTATGAGAGAAGAACACCCTGGGATGTGGTGCACGATTGCCCGTCCCGCTAA
- the LOC131289520 gene encoding large ribosomal subunit protein mL55 gives MSLQIARLVPRLAPCTSFAITRSLSSNTAAIVKVHRSIYARRYPTMMVLPNGATININYHEPRRIIKLPLDLSLLSEAERKARIEKRKPKQKIRIEDDVEDTFNANKYLKYMKKK, from the exons ATGTCCTTGCAAATAGCGCGTTTAGTTCCACGTTTGGCCCCGTGCACCAGCTTTGCCATTACAAGAAGTCTTTCGTCAAACACAGCAGCTATCGTGAAGGTGCATCGCAGTATTTATGCTCGTCGGTATCCCACGATGATGGTGTTACCGAATGGTGCTACGATCAATATCAACTACCACGAGCCAAGACGAATTATCAAG CTCCCACTTGACTTGAGTCTTCTCTCGGAAGCGGAGAGGAAAGCCCGTATCGAGAAACGCAAACCGAAGCAAAAGATCCGGATTGAGGACGATGTTGAGGATACGTTTAACGCGAACAAGTACTTGAAGtacatgaaaaagaaatag
- the LOC131289516 gene encoding uncharacterized protein LOC131289516, producing the protein MTTLQATQLTLKQSWEKVFDKLQTAFTEHNCMINTKRSFQIFWIWFLYMFIAYVIVLSIMVVTSQVRFVNETNHYILYAMRIYAYLSETAISLSFALFTMILRILVVELQKKFPLQSMSETKLRSIVQLHRHICQMIENFCAVYGWALLLIFFEHFLILTDRLYFSFRMYRSNTVSLKTIIGMLATWVLPFAVNDMLLIGVCVATDVALESFENHLCAVGNINSSDEETKYMLSCFCLYVSEHRPKFRVLNAFNLNFNLIYASCATIVTYLIVFLQFDTLPAV; encoded by the exons ATGACTACATTACAAGCTACGCAGCTTACATTAAAACAATCGTGGGAGAAAGTGTTTGACAAACTGCAAACTGCTTTTACTGAGCACAATTGTATGATTAATACTAAACgatcttttcaaatattttggaTATGGTTTTTGTATATGTTTATCGCTTACGTAATCGTTCTGAGTATAATGGTAGTAACATCGCAAGTTAGATTTGTGAATGAGACAAATCACTACATTCTGTACGCCATGCGAATATACGCCTATTTATCAGAAACGGCTATCTCTTTATCGTTTGCTTTGTTCACAATGATATTACGAATTCTGGTCGTAGAATTGCAAAAGAAGTTTCCTCTTCAAAGCATGAGTGAAACGAAACTACGATCAATCGTTCAACTGCATCGTCATATTTGCCAAATGATTGAAAACTTCTGCGCGGTGTACGGTTGGGCCTTACTGTTAATCTTTTTCGAACACTTTTTAATCCTAACTGATAGGCTCTACTTTTCGTTTCGCATGTATCGGTCAAACACAGTTAGTCTTAAAACTATTATAGGCATGTTGGCAACGTGGGTGCTTCCTTTCGCCGTCAACGACATGCTGTTGATTGGCGTTTGCGTAGCAACGGATGTGGCATTGGAGTCATTTGAAAACCACCTTTGCGCGGTTGGAAACATAAACAGCAGTGATGAAGAGACAAAATACATGTTATCCTGTTTCTGCCTGTACGTTTCCGAGCACAGACCCAAGTTCAGAGTGCTCAATGCTTTCAACTTGAACTTCAATTTGATTTATGCG AGCTGTGCAACAATCGTGACTTATTTGATTGTGTTTCTTCAATTCGATACTTTACCTGCTGTTTAG
- the LOC131289510 gene encoding cystinosin homolog: MKHWNAKDAKNLQEESSTATTTTASNGGTSTTSAQTNPTNQAHLQIGPQDATVIVGQMQNVTLRLHGTLSERVIVNFTQTNVTAGNEYVKVIPSSIEFDPIPSNVIDRSERVSLVGLRAGIFDLLAHAFPASDLIDQSQAFVRVTVAKSWKLITLSSTIGWAYFLAWTWSFWPQIWENRTRASVVGLSFDYLALNLVGHTMYAAFNCALFWNGSVQEEYLRRNPRGLIPVLVNDVAFSLHAVFATTLIIVQCFFYERGQQKVSYTARALMVVFGLVVFISAVLVATGTYQWLDFFYDLSFIKLAVTLVKYIPQAVLNYRRKSTVGWSIGNVLLDFTGGSFSMLQMLVNGYNYDDWDSIFGDGAKFGLGFFSVLFDVLFIVQHYVLYRNSNYIELRGENYPGPGSVTTAPPNGVST, encoded by the exons ATGAAACACTG GAATGCGAAGGACGCGAAAAATCTTCAGGAGGAATCCtcgaccgccaccaccaccaccgccagtaATGGTGGCA CATCCACTACTTCAGCTCAAACCAACCCCACAAACCAGGCGCACCTTCAAATTGGCCCCCAGGATGCAACGGTTATCGTTGGACAAATGCAAAATGTTACCCTGCGGCTGCACGGTACCCTTTCGGAACGTGTAATCGTTAATTTTACCCAAACAAACGTGACGGCCGGTAATGAGTACGTCAAAGTAATTCCATCGTCGATCGAATTCGATCCTATACCGTCCAACGTGATCGATCGGTCTGAGCGCGTGTCGCTCGTTGGGCTTCGCGCCGGAATATTTGACCTGCTGGCACACGCCTTTCCGGCGAGCGATTTAATTGACCAAAGTCAAGCGTTCGTGCGTGTGACGGTTGCCAAGTCGTGGAAGCTTATTACCCTCTCGTCGACCATCGGGTGGGCTTACTTTCTTGCCTGGACGTGGTCCTTCTGGCCACAGATATGGGAAAATCGTACCCGTGCCAGCGTGGTCGGGTTGTCGTTCGACTACCTCGCCCTGAATCTGGTTGGTCACACGATGTATGCAGCGTTCAATTGTGCGCTGTTCTGGAACGGTTCGGTGCAGGAGGAGTATCTACGGCGCAACCCTCGGGGTTTGATTCCGGTGCTAGTGAACGATGTGGCGTTTTCTTTGCACGCCGTATTTGCCACCACACTCATCATCGTACAATGTTTCTTCTACGAGCGTGGCCAGCAGAAGGTGTCATACACGGCACGTGCCCTGATGGTAGTCTTTGGACTGGTGGTGTTCATATCGGCCGTGCTGGTAGCAACTGGGACGTATCAATGGTTGGATTTCTTTTATGATTTAAGCTTCATAAAGTTGGCCGTTACGCTCGTCAAATATATACCGCAGGCGGTGCTAAACTATCGTCGTAAGAGTACCGTCGGTTGGAGCATTGGGAACGTCCTACTGGATTTTACAGGTGGTTCCTTCAGCATGCTCCAGATGCTAGTCAATGGCTATAATTACG ATGATTGGGATTCAATCTTTGGAGATGGTGCCAAATTTGGGCTTGGATTTTTCTCCGTACTCTTCGACGTGCTCTTCATTGTGCAGCATTACGTTCTCTACAG GAACTCGAACTACATTGAACTACGTGGAGAAAACTATCCCGGTCCTGGAAGTGTTACCACTGCACCTCCCAACGGTGTGTCCACATAA